Proteins from one Streptococcus mitis B6 genomic window:
- a CDS encoding biotin transporter BioY, with product MKKAHVYATPAIGAALIAVLAQISLPIGPVPFTLQNFAIGLIATVFRPREAVLSVGLYLLLGAIGLPVFAGGGAGFQALVGPTAGYLWFYLVYSGLTSSLTNSKSGIVKIFLANLLGDALVFVGGILSLHFLAGMAFEKALVVGVIPFIIPDLGKLLAISFISRPLLQRLKNQAYFAN from the coding sequence TTGAAAAAAGCTCACGTTTATGCTACCCCTGCTATTGGGGCTGCTCTCATTGCTGTTTTGGCACAAATCAGTCTTCCAATTGGACCCGTCCCCTTCACTCTGCAAAACTTTGCAATCGGCTTGATTGCTACTGTCTTCAGACCGAGAGAGGCTGTACTTTCTGTTGGACTCTATCTTCTTCTAGGTGCTATCGGTCTTCCTGTCTTTGCAGGAGGTGGAGCTGGTTTTCAAGCCTTAGTTGGCCCCACTGCAGGCTATCTTTGGTTTTATCTCGTTTACTCTGGACTGACTTCCTCTCTAACCAACAGCAAGAGTGGTATTGTCAAGATTTTTCTTGCAAACCTCTTGGGTGATGCCCTTGTCTTTGTCGGCGGGATTCTCAGCTTACATTTTCTTGCTGGAATGGCATTTGAAAAAGCTCTTGTTGTGGGGGTCATTCCCTTTATCATTCCAGACCTTGGTAAACTTCTGGCTATTAGTTTTATTAGTCGTCCCCTACTTCAACGACTTAAAAATCAAGCT
- a CDS encoding ABC transporter permease, whose translation MKLKLCIIGFFFCLIATIGLVTISDTEIPIPLPIDGAFSIQGKSNLSNNEIYEMVRDLSKTEKVTIYKPIVQSSGQLKYVNFDDVNNEQLKSAPIVGMYYTLGKMDVDSLKPLTMTGLQTVYMAYPWYIGGILQFTGTLRILLMGSIYLTLLVVLFVVRTRQIKEGVIRRSLGLPVYDLRREYGISLIFELIMMALLMISYSSFLGNGFFTYSSKLFFSLLLTNFILFQIIDLITFVLFWLTIQIEKPIEIIKNKAKNKLIFVVWLAIISLIILVSGIFLQETKSSQSSINIQIQNLVPWDTVKDWRRIEFLGIESNSAKNGEVSDSDGKYLQIVAALKNLDFLYIERSLAYVPDFMKTSHVIENFSKQLENDGITNPEINKELIYINQTGANLQNKVNGTNYHLLDNKIATIYIPEKWKENQKSIENTVVAEQFIGTNYTKEQLAVQIIPDGEKIFYFNEDADNNLKMKDILPLANVADSKDNIVVVLDTDKMMENNKFSLASNILYKSLFSPEAVKKINEMTVPLNFSMNPVDVYQIVKLKIQSLEHQILLSQILQKIIYSIVFILIYQYVQLFITLKQNEYVKKIILGLSKTYIAISSLKYFMMTITMVILFTFLMTGQIELLYIGAASLLVLMLSIIMSFRKLSESYTKILKGDES comes from the coding sequence ATGAAATTAAAATTATGTATCATTGGATTCTTCTTTTGTTTGATTGCTACAATTGGTCTGGTCACTATTAGTGATACCGAAATCCCCATACCTTTACCAATTGATGGTGCTTTTTCTATCCAAGGAAAAAGTAATCTTTCTAATAATGAAATATACGAAATGGTTCGTGACTTATCAAAAACGGAAAAGGTTACCATTTACAAGCCAATCGTTCAGAGTTCGGGTCAGTTGAAGTATGTAAATTTTGATGATGTAAATAATGAACAATTAAAGTCAGCACCAATAGTAGGGATGTATTACACACTTGGGAAAATGGATGTAGACAGTTTGAAACCACTTACGATGACTGGACTACAAACAGTATATATGGCTTATCCTTGGTATATAGGAGGAATATTACAATTTACTGGAACTTTAAGAATACTGTTAATGGGTTCCATTTACTTAACTTTATTAGTTGTTTTATTTGTTGTTAGGACGAGGCAGATCAAAGAAGGAGTGATACGACGTTCTTTGGGCTTGCCTGTATACGACCTTAGAAGAGAGTATGGCATTTCTCTTATTTTTGAACTGATTATGATGGCTTTATTGATGATTTCTTACAGTTCTTTTTTGGGTAATGGTTTCTTCACCTATAGTTCTAAGTTATTTTTCTCTCTGCTTTTAACGAATTTTATACTATTTCAAATCATTGATCTTATTACTTTTGTTTTATTTTGGTTGACGATTCAGATTGAAAAGCCCATTGAAATTATCAAAAACAAGGCAAAAAACAAGCTTATTTTTGTCGTATGGCTTGCTATTATTTCGCTTATCATCCTTGTCTCAGGAATTTTTTTACAAGAAACAAAGAGTAGTCAATCTAGTATTAACATACAGATACAGAATTTAGTACCATGGGACACAGTAAAAGACTGGAGAAGGATTGAATTCCTTGGAATTGAAAGTAACTCTGCTAAAAATGGAGAAGTTAGTGATTCAGATGGTAAGTATCTACAGATAGTTGCTGCCTTAAAAAACTTAGATTTTTTATATATAGAACGATCTTTGGCATATGTTCCAGATTTCATGAAAACTTCGCATGTTATAGAAAATTTTTCTAAACAATTAGAAAATGACGGGATAACGAATCCAGAAATAAATAAAGAGTTGATTTATATCAATCAAACAGGTGCTAACTTACAAAATAAAGTGAATGGAACAAACTATCATCTTTTAGATAATAAGATAGCAACCATCTATATTCCTGAGAAGTGGAAAGAAAACCAGAAATCTATTGAGAATACAGTTGTAGCAGAACAATTTATTGGAACAAATTATACAAAAGAACAGCTTGCAGTACAAATAATTCCTGATGGGGAAAAAATTTTTTATTTTAATGAGGATGCTGATAATAATCTTAAAATGAAAGATATTTTACCGCTGGCAAATGTAGCAGATAGCAAAGATAATATAGTTGTTGTGTTAGATACGGACAAAATGATGGAAAATAATAAGTTTTCTTTGGCTAGTAACATACTATATAAATCTCTTTTTAGTCCTGAAGCGGTAAAAAAAATAAATGAGATGACTGTCCCGTTGAATTTCTCAATGAATCCAGTAGATGTTTACCAAATTGTGAAATTAAAGATCCAATCCTTAGAGCACCAAATTCTACTATCACAAATCTTGCAGAAGATAATTTACAGTATTGTCTTTATACTCATTTATCAATATGTCCAACTTTTTATTACTCTAAAACAGAATGAATATGTGAAAAAAATCATTTTGGGTCTGTCAAAAACATATATAGCAATTTCAAGTCTCAAATATTTTATGATGACTATTACAATGGTTATTCTATTTACATTTCTTATGACAGGGCAAATAGAGTTGTTATATATTGGAGCGGCTTCTCTGCTAGTTTTGATGTTGTCAATCATAATGAGTTTTAGGAAATTATCTGAAAGCTACACTAAAATTTTAAAAGGAGATGAATCATGA
- a CDS encoding ATP-binding cassette domain-containing protein, which yields MTIDLLNVSKSFGSKKIFTDLNLIFESGKSYALIGGSGSGKSTLLNIIGRLEKIDSGNVLVDKQDIWKIKERTFFKNTVGYVFQNYSLIDNKTVYDNLSLITKDKKTITDVLEKVGLSSDYLHQKIYELSGGQAQRVAIARMLMKPRKIILADEPTGALDGEIGKEIIRLLLNEKDEDKYVIIATHDPAVYNEVDVIIDMKDIGYNV from the coding sequence ATGACAATTGACCTTTTGAACGTTTCAAAGAGTTTCGGCTCAAAGAAGATCTTTACAGACTTAAATTTAATATTTGAATCTGGAAAAAGCTATGCATTGATTGGAGGTTCTGGCTCCGGTAAAAGTACCCTTCTTAATATTATAGGAAGATTAGAAAAAATTGACAGTGGGAATGTTTTAGTTGATAAACAAGATATTTGGAAGATAAAAGAAAGAACTTTTTTTAAAAATACTGTTGGATATGTATTTCAGAATTATTCTTTAATAGATAACAAAACAGTATATGATAATCTGAGCCTTATCACTAAAGACAAAAAAACAATAACTGACGTACTTGAAAAAGTAGGACTGTCAAGTGACTATTTACATCAAAAAATATACGAATTGTCTGGTGGGCAGGCTCAACGTGTAGCTATTGCCAGAATGTTAATGAAACCACGTAAAATTATTTTAGCAGATGAGCCCACAGGAGCTTTAGATGGTGAGATTGGAAAAGAAATCATTCGTTTGTTATTAAATGAAAAAGATGAAGACAAATATGTTATAATAGCGACGCATGATCCAGCTGTCTATAACGAAGTTGATGTGATAATTGACATGAAAGATATAGGGTATAATGTATGA
- the gor gene encoding glutathione-disulfide reductase, translating to MREYDIIAIGGGSGGIATMNRAGEHGAKAAVIEEKKLGGTCVNVGCVPKKIMWYGAQIAETFHQFGEDYGFKTTNLNFDFATLRRNREAYIDRARSSYDGSFKRNGVDLIEGHAEFVDSHTVSVNGELIRAKHIVIATGAHPSIPNIPGAELGGSSDDVFAWEELPESAAILGAGYIAVELAGVLHTFGVKTDLFVRRDRPLRSFDSYIVEGLVKEMERTNLPLHTHKVPVKLEKTAEGITIHFEDGTSHTASQVIWATGRRPNVKGLQLEKAGVTLNERGFIQVDEYQNTVVEGIYALGDVTGEKELTPVAIKAGRTLSERLFNGKTTAKMDYSTIPTVVFSHPAIGTVGLTEEQAIKEYGQDQIKVYKSSFTSMYSACTYNRQETRFKLITAGSEEKVVGLHGIGYGVDEMIQGFAVAIKMGATKADFDATVAIHPTASEEFVTMR from the coding sequence ATGAGAGAATACGATATCATTGCTATCGGTGGAGGTAGTGGAGGAATTGCTACCATGAACCGTGCTGGTGAACACGGAGCCAAAGCGGCCGTTATTGAGGAAAAGAAACTAGGTGGAACTTGCGTCAACGTCGGTTGTGTTCCGAAAAAAATCATGTGGTACGGGGCGCAAATCGCTGAGACTTTCCATCAATTTGGAGAAGACTACGGCTTTAAGACTACTAATCTTAACTTTGACTTTGCGACCCTACGTCGCAATCGTGAAGCCTACATTGATCGCGCTCGTTCTTCTTATGATGGCAGTTTTAAACGTAACGGTGTAGACTTGATTGAAGGTCATGCTGAATTTGTAGATTCTCATACTGTCAGCGTAAATGGTGAACTCATTCGTGCTAAACATATCGTGATTGCTACTGGTGCTCATCCAAGTATTCCAAACATTCCTGGTGCTGAGCTAGGTGGCTCTTCTGATGATGTATTTGCCTGGGAAGAATTGCCAGAGTCAGCTGCTATTCTAGGCGCTGGTTATATCGCCGTTGAATTGGCTGGCGTGCTCCACACTTTTGGTGTCAAGACAGACCTCTTTGTTCGCCGCGATCGTCCTTTACGTAGTTTTGACTCTTACATCGTTGAAGGTTTGGTCAAGGAAATGGAAAGAACCAACTTACCCCTTCATACTCACAAAGTCCCTGTCAAATTAGAGAAAACTGCTGAAGGCATTACTATTCATTTCGAAGATGGTACCAGTCACACAGCTAGCCAAGTTATCTGGGCTACTGGTCGCCGTCCAAACGTTAAGGGATTGCAACTTGAAAAAGCTGGAGTAACCCTGAACGAACGTGGCTTTATCCAAGTGGATGAATACCAAAATACTGTTGTTGAAGGAATCTACGCTCTAGGTGATGTAACAGGTGAAAAAGAACTGACTCCAGTTGCAATCAAGGCTGGGCGTACCCTATCTGAACGTCTCTTTAACGGAAAAACTACTGCAAAAATGGACTACTCAACTATTCCAACTGTTGTCTTTTCACACCCTGCTATCGGAACTGTTGGTTTGACAGAAGAACAAGCTATTAAAGAATACGGTCAAGACCAAATCAAGGTTTACAAATCAAGCTTTACTTCTATGTACTCTGCTTGCACTTACAACCGTCAAGAAACACGTTTCAAATTGATCACAGCTGGTTCAGAAGAAAAAGTTGTCGGACTTCATGGAATTGGATACGGTGTTGATGAAATGATTCAAGGATTTGCCGTTGCTATCAAAATGGGAGCAACCAAGGCTGACTTTGATGCAACTGTGGCGATTCACCCAACTGCATCTGAAGAATTTGTAACCATGCGTTAA
- a CDS encoding efflux RND transporter periplasmic adaptor subunit — MMKKNGKTKKWQLYAAIGAASVVVLGAGGILLFRQPSQTAVKDEATHLVVAKEGSVASSVLLSGTVTAKNEQYVYFDASKGDLDEILVSVGDKVSEGQALVKYSSSEAQAAYDSASRAVAKADRHINELNQARNEAASAPAPQLPASAVGEGVAAQAPAPVSGNSVSSIDAQLGDARDARADAAAQLSKAQSQLDAMTVLSTLEGTVVEVNRNVSKSPTGASQVVVHVVSNENLQVKGELSEYNLANLSVGQEVTFTSKVYQDKSWTGKISYISDYPKNNGEAASAATAAAGGNSGSKYPYTIDVTSEIGDLKQGFSVSVEVKNKSKAILVPLTSVVTENDKNYVWVLDEQKKAKKVEVGLGNADADNQEITSGLTNGVKVISNPTSSLEEGKEVKADEATN, encoded by the coding sequence ATTATGAAAAAGAATGGTAAAACTAAAAAGTGGCAATTGTATGCAGCAATCGGTGCTGCCAGTGTAGTTGTATTAGGTGCTGGGGGGATTTTGCTCTTTAGACAACCATCTCAGACCGCTGTAAAAGATGAAGCTACTCATCTTGTTGTTGCTAAGGAAGGAAGCGTGGCATCCTCTGTTTTATTGTCAGGGACAGTAACAGCAAAAAATGAACAATATGTTTATTTTGATGCTAGTAAGGGAGATTTAGATGAAATCCTTGTTTCTGTGGGGGATAAGGTCAGCGAAGGGCAGGCTTTAGTCAAGTACAGTAGTTCAGAAGCCCAGGCGGCCTATGATTCAGCGAGTCGAGCAGTAGCTAAGGCAGATCGTCATATCAACGAACTCAATCAAGCACGAAATGAAGCTGCTTCAGCTCCGGCTCCACAGTTACCAGCGTCAGCAGTAGGAGAAGGTGTTGCAGCGCAAGCTCCAGCTCCAGTCTCAGGAAATTCAGTTTCATCTATTGATGCACAACTGGGTGATGCTCGTGATGCTCGTGCAGATGCAGCAGCGCAATTAAGCAAGGCTCAAAGTCAGTTGGATGCAATGACGGTTCTCAGTACCTTAGAGGGAACTGTGGTCGAAGTCAACCGTAATGTTTCTAAATCTCCAACTGGAGCTAGCCAGGTGGTAGTTCATGTCGTTAGCAATGAAAACTTGCAAGTTAAGGGTGAACTATCTGAATATAACCTTGCCAACCTCTCTGTAGGGCAAGAAGTAACCTTTACTTCTAAAGTTTACCAAGATAAGAGCTGGACTGGTAAGATTAGCTACATTTCTGACTACCCTAAAAACAATGGTGAAGCAGCAAGTGCAGCTACTGCCGCAGCAGGTGGTAATTCTGGTTCTAAATATCCATATACCATCGATGTTACAAGTGAAATCGGTGACTTGAAACAAGGATTCTCAGTAAGTGTTGAGGTTAAGAATAAGAGTAAAGCCATTTTGGTTCCTCTAACAAGTGTTGTGACTGAAAATGATAAGAACTATGTCTGGGTGCTTGACGAGCAGAAAAAGGCCAAGAAAGTGGAAGTTGGTTTGGGCAATGCTGATGCAGACAACCAAGAAATCACTTCAGGTCTGACAAATGGAGTCAAGGTCATCAGTAACCCAACGTCTTCTCTAGAGGAAGGAAAAGAGGTGAAGGCTGATGAAGCAACTAATTAG
- a CDS encoding ABC transporter ATP-binding protein translates to MKQLISLKNICRSYRNGDQELQVLKNINLEVNEGEFVAIMGPSGSGKSTLMNTIGMLDTPTSGEYYLEGREVAGLGEKQLAKVRNQQIGFVFQQFFLLSKLNALQNVELPLIYAGVSASKRRKLAEEYLDKVELTERSHHLPSELSGGQKQRVAIARALVNNPSIILADEPTGALDTKTGNQIMQLLVELNKEGKTIIMVTHEPEIAAYAKRQIVIRDGVISSDSAQLEKEEN, encoded by the coding sequence ATGAAGCAACTAATTAGTCTAAAAAATATCTGCAGAAGTTACCGTAACGGTGACCAAGAACTGCAGGTACTCAAAAATATTAACCTTGAAGTGAATGAGGGTGAATTCGTTGCTATCATGGGACCATCAGGTTCTGGTAAGTCTACGCTGATGAATACGATTGGCATGTTGGATACACCAACCAGTGGTGAGTATTATCTTGAAGGCCGAGAAGTAGCTGGACTTGGTGAAAAACAACTAGCCAAGGTCCGTAACCAACAAATTGGTTTTGTCTTTCAGCAGTTCTTTCTTCTATCCAAACTTAATGCTCTGCAAAATGTAGAATTGCCCTTGATTTACGCAGGAGTTTCGGCTTCAAAACGTCGCAAGTTAGCTGAGGAATATCTAGATAAGGTTGAATTGACTGAGCGTAGTCACCATTTACCTTCGGAATTATCTGGTGGTCAAAAGCAACGTGTGGCTATTGCGCGTGCCTTGGTAAACAATCCTTCTATTATCTTAGCAGACGAACCAACAGGAGCCTTGGATACCAAAACAGGTAACCAAATTATGCAACTATTGGTTGAACTAAATAAAGAAGGAAAAACCATTATCATGGTAACGCATGAGCCTGAGATCGCTGCTTATGCCAAACGCCAGATTGTCATTCGAGATGGAGTTATTTCATCTGATAGTGCGCAGTTAGAAAAGGAGGAAAACTAA
- a CDS encoding ABC transporter permease, whose translation MQNLKFAFSSIMAHKMRSFLTMIGIIIGVSSVVVIMALGDSMSRQINKNMTKSQKNIHVFFSPIKSKDGSFTQKQSALTVSGKEEEVHVEPPKPQESWVREAAKLKGVDSYYVTNSTNTTLSYKDKKVERASLTGGNITYMKAVENEIVAGRSLIAQDYKDVASVILLDQELANSLFGSAQEAINQVIDVGGFSYRVIGVYTSDEAKTAKTFGIGGLPITTNISLANNFNMDEISDIVFRVNDTSLTPTVGPELARKLTEIAGLQQGEYQVADATAAFQEVQQLFGFITTIISAIAGISLFVGGTGVMNIMLVSVTERTREIGLRKALGATRANILIQFLIESMILTLLGGAIGLTIATGLTAIAGLLLQGLIAGIEVGVSIPVALFSLAVSASVGMIFGVLPANKASKLDPIEALRYE comes from the coding sequence ATGCAGAATCTGAAATTTGCCTTTTCATCTATCATGGCTCACAAGATGCGCTCTTTTCTCACTATGATTGGGATTATCATTGGTGTTTCATCAGTTGTTGTGATTATGGCTCTGGGAGATTCCATGTCTCGTCAGATCAATAAAAATATGACCAAGTCACAGAAGAATATCCATGTCTTTTTCTCACCTATTAAAAGTAAAGATGGTTCTTTTACCCAAAAGCAATCAGCTTTGACAGTTTCTGGGAAAGAAGAGGAAGTTCATGTTGAACCACCAAAACCACAAGAATCCTGGGTTAGGGAGGCGGCTAAACTCAAAGGGGTGGATAGTTACTATGTAACCAACTCAACAAATACTACCTTGTCTTATAAAGATAAAAAAGTGGAGCGCGCTAGCTTGACAGGTGGGAATATTACCTACATGAAGGCAGTTGAAAATGAAATTGTTGCAGGCCGCAGTCTCATAGCTCAGGATTATAAAGATGTGGCCAGTGTCATTTTACTAGACCAAGAACTTGCTAATAGCCTGTTTGGATCTGCTCAAGAAGCTATTAACCAGGTTATAGATGTTGGTGGCTTTAGCTATCGTGTCATTGGTGTCTATACCAGCGATGAGGCCAAGACTGCCAAGACTTTTGGTATTGGTGGACTTCCAATCACGACTAATATTTCTCTTGCCAACAACTTCAATATGGATGAAATTTCTGATATTGTCTTCCGTGTCAATGATACTAGTTTGACACCTACGGTGGGACCAGAATTAGCTAGAAAATTGACCGAGATTGCCGGCCTTCAGCAAGGGGAGTATCAGGTGGCAGATGCGACTGCAGCCTTCCAAGAAGTACAACAACTTTTTGGATTTATAACTACGATTATTAGTGCCATCGCAGGAATTTCTCTCTTTGTTGGAGGGACTGGTGTTATGAACATCATGCTGGTTTCGGTGACAGAGCGTACTCGTGAGATTGGTCTCCGTAAGGCCTTGGGTGCAACACGTGCTAATATTTTAATCCAGTTTTTGATTGAATCCATGATTTTGACCTTGCTTGGGGGAGCTATTGGTCTAACCATTGCGACAGGCTTAACCGCTATAGCTGGCCTACTTTTACAAGGTTTGATTGCGGGTATAGAAGTAGGAGTATCAATCCCAGTTGCCCTATTTAGTCTTGCAGTTTCGGCTAGTGTTGGTATGATTTTTGGAGTCTTGCCAGCCAACAAGGCATCGAAACTTGATCCAATTGAAGCCCTTCGATATGAATAA
- the metG gene encoding methionine--tRNA ligase yields MSEKNFYITTPIYYPSGKLHIGSAYTTIACDVLARYKRLMGYDVFYLTGLDEHGQKIQQKAEEAGITPQAYVDGMAVGVKELWQLLDISYDKFIRTTDDYHEKVVAQVFERLLAQDDIYLGEYSGWYSVSDEEFFTESQLAEVFRDEAGNVTGGIAPSGHEVEWVSEESYFLRLSKYQDRLVEFFKAHPEFITPDGRLNEMLRNFIEPGLEDLAVSRTTFTWGVPVPSNPKHVVYVWFDALLNYVTALGYDQDEHANFDKFWNGTVFHMVGKDILRFHSIYWPILLMMLDIKLPERLIAHGWFVMKDGKMSKSKGNVVYPEMLVERYGLDPLRYYLMRSLPVGSDGTFTPEDYVGRINYELANDLGNLLNRTVSMINKYFDGQIPAYVEGVTDFDNALAQVAAESIADYHTHMEAVDYPRALEAVWTLISRTNKYIDETAPWVLAKDEALRDQLASVMSHLAASLRVVAHLIEPFMMETSRAVLTQLGLEEVASLENLKLADFPADVTVVAKGTPIFPRLDMEEEIAYIKEQMEGNKPAVEKEWNPDEVELKLNKEEIKFEDFDKVEIRVAEVKEVSKVEGSDKLLQFRLDAGDGEDRQILSGIAKYYPNEQELVGKKVQIVANLKPRKMMKKYVSQGMILSAEHDGQLTLLTVDPAVPNGSVIG; encoded by the coding sequence ATGTCTGAAAAGAATTTTTATATTACAACGCCGATTTACTATCCATCTGGTAAACTGCATATCGGATCTGCCTACACAACCATCGCTTGTGATGTCCTAGCACGTTACAAACGCCTGATGGGCTACGATGTCTTTTATTTGACAGGTCTTGATGAGCATGGTCAAAAGATTCAACAAAAAGCAGAAGAAGCTGGAATCACCCCTCAAGCCTATGTTGATGGGATGGCAGTTGGAGTCAAAGAACTCTGGCAATTACTCGATATCTCATACGATAAATTCATCCGTACAACTGATGACTACCATGAAAAAGTTGTAGCACAAGTCTTTGAGCGCTTACTTGCTCAAGATGATATCTATTTGGGTGAATACTCTGGTTGGTACTCAGTATCAGATGAGGAATTCTTTACAGAAAGCCAGCTTGCAGAAGTATTCCGTGATGAAGCTGGAAATGTGACGGGTGGTATCGCTCCATCAGGTCACGAGGTTGAATGGGTATCTGAAGAATCATATTTCCTTCGTCTCAGTAAATACCAAGACCGTTTGGTCGAATTTTTCAAAGCTCATCCTGAATTCATCACTCCAGATGGTCGTCTGAATGAAATGCTTCGCAACTTCATCGAGCCAGGTTTAGAGGATTTGGCAGTTTCTCGTACAACCTTTACATGGGGAGTGCCTGTCCCATCAAATCCAAAACACGTTGTCTATGTTTGGTTTGATGCTCTTCTCAACTATGTGACAGCTCTTGGCTACGATCAAGACGAACACGCTAACTTTGACAAGTTCTGGAACGGAACCGTCTTCCACATGGTTGGGAAAGATATCCTTCGTTTCCACTCCATCTACTGGCCAATCTTGCTCATGATGCTCGATATCAAGTTGCCAGAACGTTTGATTGCTCATGGTTGGTTTGTCATGAAAGACGGCAAAATGTCTAAGTCTAAAGGGAATGTCGTTTACCCTGAAATGTTGGTAGAGCGTTATGGGCTAGATCCACTTCGTTACTACCTCATGCGTAGCCTTCCTGTTGGTTCAGACGGAACCTTCACTCCAGAGGACTATGTAGGACGTATCAACTATGAATTGGCAAATGACCTCGGAAACCTCCTCAACCGTACGGTTTCAATGATTAACAAGTACTTTGATGGTCAAATCCCTGCCTATGTAGAAGGTGTAACAGACTTTGACAATGCTCTTGCTCAAGTAGCTGCTGAATCAATTGCTGACTACCATACACACATGGAAGCAGTTGACTACCCACGTGCCCTTGAAGCAGTCTGGACTCTGATCTCTCGTACCAATAAATACATCGATGAGACAGCTCCATGGGTCTTGGCAAAGGATGAAGCACTCCGCGATCAATTGGCAAGTGTCATGAGTCACTTGGCAGCCAGTCTGCGTGTCGTTGCTCACTTGATTGAGCCATTTATGATGGAAACCAGTCGCGCGGTCTTGACTCAACTTGGCTTGGAAGAAGTAGCAAGCCTTGAGAACTTGAAATTGGCTGATTTCCCTGCAGATGTGACTGTAGTTGCTAAGGGAACACCAATCTTCCCACGTCTGGATATGGAAGAAGAAATCGCCTATATCAAGGAACAAATGGAAGGTAACAAACCAGCTGTCGAAAAAGAATGGAATCCAGATGAAGTTGAACTCAAACTAAACAAGGAAGAAATCAAGTTTGAAGACTTTGACAAGGTCGAAATCCGTGTCGCAGAAGTCAAAGAAGTGTCTAAAGTAGAAGGTTCAGATAAGTTGCTTCAATTCCGATTAGATGCTGGTGATGGTGAAGATCGTCAAATCCTCTCAGGAATTGCAAAATACTATCCAAATGAACAAGAATTGGTCGGCAAGAAAGTCCAAATCGTTGCCAACCTCAAACCACGCAAGATGATGAAAAAATATGTCAGCCAAGGGATGATCCTCTCAGCTGAACATGATGGACAATTAACCCTTCTCACAGTTGATCCAGCTGTACCAAACGGAAGTGTGATTGGGTAA
- a CDS encoding aldo/keto reductase, giving the protein MRYITIGQDDKELSEIVLGMMRIEDKSVKEVEELVETALSVGINAFDLADIYGRGRCEELLGLVLKNRPDLREEMWIQSKCGIRIEEFTYFDFSKDYIIKSVDGILQRLKIDHLDSLLLHRPDALMESDQVAEAFDLLYKQGKVRDFGVSNQNPMMMELLKKDVKQPLAVNQLQLSAAFTPGFESSFHVNMEDSQAAMRDGSIFEYCKLHDVVIQAWSVLQFGYFKGNFVGNEKFQALNQVLDRLAFKYGVTPSTIAISWILRYPAKMQAVVGTTNPKHLREVSQATNFSLTRKEWYEIYLAAGNNLP; this is encoded by the coding sequence ATGAGATACATAACTATTGGTCAAGATGACAAAGAATTATCAGAAATTGTTCTCGGAATGATGAGAATAGAAGATAAGTCTGTAAAAGAAGTTGAAGAGCTTGTAGAAACAGCACTTTCTGTTGGAATCAATGCTTTCGACTTGGCTGATATATATGGTCGTGGTCGTTGTGAAGAACTGTTAGGTCTTGTCCTAAAAAATCGTCCAGATTTAAGAGAAGAGATGTGGATTCAGTCAAAATGTGGCATTCGCATTGAAGAATTTACCTATTTTGATTTTTCTAAGGACTATATTATAAAATCAGTTGACGGAATTTTGCAAAGATTGAAGATTGATCATCTAGATAGCTTGCTCCTTCATCGACCAGATGCTTTGATGGAATCTGACCAAGTAGCAGAAGCCTTTGATCTTCTTTATAAACAAGGTAAAGTTCGAGATTTTGGAGTTTCTAATCAAAATCCTATGATGATGGAGTTGCTTAAAAAAGATGTCAAGCAGCCGTTAGCTGTTAATCAGCTACAATTAAGTGCAGCTTTTACACCAGGATTCGAATCAAGTTTTCATGTTAATATGGAAGATAGTCAAGCAGCTATGCGAGATGGCAGCATTTTTGAATATTGCAAATTACACGATGTGGTCATTCAAGCATGGTCTGTCTTACAATTCGGGTATTTTAAAGGGAATTTTGTTGGAAATGAGAAATTTCAAGCTTTAAATCAAGTACTTGATCGTTTAGCTTTTAAATATGGAGTAACCCCTTCGACCATTGCCATTTCTTGGATATTGCGTTATCCAGCAAAAATGCAGGCAGTCGTAGGTACAACAAATCCTAAGCATTTGAGAGAAGTTAGCCAAGCGACAAACTTTAGCTTAACAAGAAAAGAATGGTATGAAATTTATCTTGCTGCAGGGAATAATTTGCCGTAA